One segment of Micromonospora parathelypteridis DNA contains the following:
- the prfB gene encoding peptide chain release factor 2 — protein MTAADYAEQLKELDATLRNIEAVLNLDRLHEDKARLEQEASAPDLWDDQAKAQQVTSQLSYVNGEISKLGSLRSGLDDAQVLLELAEAEADPGVLTEVESEITGLTKAIQEMEVRTLLSGEYDSREALVAIRAGAGGVDAADFAEMLLRMYLRWAERHGYPTEVYETSYAEEAGLKSATFAVKVPYAYGTLSVESGTHRLVRISPFDNQGRRQTSFAGVEVLPVTEQTDHIDIPENEVRVDVYRSSGPGGQSVNTTDSAVRLTHIPTGIVVTCQNEKSQLQNKASALRVLQARLLERKRQEEQAKLEGLKENAAGSWGDQMRSYVLHPYQMVKDLRTEQETGNPSAVFDGDLDGFIEAGIRWRKQRQLASDGA, from the coding sequence AGGCCCGCCTTGAGCAGGAGGCTTCCGCCCCCGACCTGTGGGACGACCAGGCCAAGGCTCAGCAGGTGACCTCGCAGCTGTCGTACGTCAACGGCGAGATCAGCAAGCTGGGCAGCCTGCGCTCCGGCCTCGACGACGCCCAGGTGCTGCTGGAGCTGGCCGAGGCGGAGGCCGACCCGGGCGTGCTGACCGAGGTCGAGTCGGAGATCACCGGGCTGACGAAGGCCATCCAGGAGATGGAGGTCCGCACGCTGCTCTCCGGCGAGTACGACTCCCGGGAGGCGCTTGTCGCCATCCGGGCCGGCGCCGGTGGCGTGGACGCCGCGGACTTCGCCGAGATGCTGCTGCGGATGTACCTGCGCTGGGCGGAGCGGCACGGCTACCCGACCGAGGTCTACGAGACCTCCTACGCCGAAGAGGCGGGCCTGAAGTCGGCCACCTTCGCGGTCAAGGTGCCCTACGCGTACGGCACGCTCAGTGTCGAGTCGGGCACCCACCGGTTGGTTCGGATCAGTCCGTTCGACAACCAGGGCCGCCGGCAGACCAGCTTCGCGGGCGTCGAGGTCCTGCCGGTCACCGAGCAGACCGACCACATCGACATCCCGGAGAACGAGGTACGGGTCGACGTCTACCGCTCCTCCGGCCCCGGTGGACAGAGCGTCAACACCACCGACTCGGCGGTCCGGCTGACCCACATCCCGACCGGCATCGTGGTCACCTGTCAGAACGAGAAGTCCCAGCTGCAGAACAAGGCCTCCGCGCTGCGGGTACTCCAGGCCCGACTGTTGGAGCGCAAGCGCCAGGAGGAGCAGGCCAAGCTGGAGGGGCTCAAGGAGAACGCCGCCGGCTCGTGGGGCGACCAGATGCGCTCCTACGTCCTGCACCCGTATCAGATGGTGAAGGATCTCCGAACCGAGCAGGAGACCGGCAATCCGAGCGCGGTGTTCGATGGCGATCTGGACGGTTTCATCGAGGCGGGGATCCGTTGGCGCAAGCAGCGGCAACTCGCCAGCGACGGAGCGTAA
- the ftsX gene encoding permease-like cell division protein FtsX — MRVKYVLSEVLVGLWRNVTMSIAMIITMAVSLTMLGASGLMYRQVDDMKDLYYKNIQVSIFLKTDVTDEQREQVNSKLEVDPLVSDVIYVDKAEAYKRFQEMFQDAPDLISAVKEDSLPPSFRIKLNNPEQYKNIYDQYKNTEGVDEIVDQSKLLDKIFNILTAIQNIALAAAIVMAVAALLLVANTIQVAAYSKRREVAVMKLVGASNWFIQAPFVLEAVVAGLIGSLLGLVALIAAKYLLFDGSLKALEGLLSPISWGDILFIFPLMAGVGGLISAATAWITLHFYLRV; from the coding sequence ATGCGCGTGAAATACGTCCTGTCCGAGGTACTGGTCGGACTGTGGCGCAACGTGACCATGTCCATCGCGATGATCATCACGATGGCGGTCTCGCTGACCATGCTCGGCGCCAGCGGTCTCATGTACCGCCAGGTCGACGACATGAAGGACCTCTACTACAAGAACATCCAAGTCTCGATCTTCCTCAAGACCGACGTCACCGATGAGCAGCGCGAGCAGGTGAACTCGAAGCTCGAGGTCGACCCGCTGGTCAGCGACGTCATCTACGTCGACAAGGCCGAGGCGTACAAGCGGTTCCAGGAGATGTTCCAGGACGCGCCGGATCTGATCAGCGCCGTCAAGGAGGACAGCCTTCCGCCGTCGTTCCGGATCAAGCTGAACAACCCGGAGCAGTACAAGAACATCTACGACCAGTACAAGAACACCGAGGGTGTCGACGAGATCGTCGACCAGAGCAAGCTGCTGGACAAGATCTTCAACATCCTCACCGCGATCCAGAACATCGCGCTGGCCGCCGCCATCGTGATGGCGGTCGCCGCCCTGCTGCTGGTCGCGAACACCATTCAGGTCGCCGCGTACAGCAAGCGACGTGAGGTCGCGGTCATGAAGCTCGTCGGCGCGTCGAACTGGTTCATCCAGGCGCCGTTCGTGCTGGAGGCCGTGGTCGCGGGTCTGATCGGATCACTGCTCGGCCTGGTCGCACTGATAGCGGCGAAATATCTGCTCTTCGACGGGTCACTCAAGGCCCTGGAGGGGCTGCTCTCGCCGATCAGCTGGGGCGACATCCTGTTCATCTTCCCGCTGATGGCCGGCGTCGGTGGTCTGATCAGCGCCGCCACCGCCTGGATCACCCTCCACTTCTACCTGCGGGTCTAG
- the smpB gene encoding SsrA-binding protein SmpB has protein sequence MPREKGRKVVASNKKARHDYSILDTYEAGMALTGTEVKSLRAGRASLVDAFAQERDGELFLHAMHIPEYTQGTWTNHEPRRTRKLLLNRGEIDRLLGKTREGGLTIVPLQVYFSDGWAKVEIALAKGKKSYDKRQDLAKRDADREIARASGRRGKGMDD, from the coding sequence ATGCCACGGGAAAAGGGGCGCAAGGTGGTCGCCTCCAACAAGAAGGCGCGCCACGACTACTCGATCCTCGACACGTACGAGGCGGGCATGGCGCTGACCGGCACCGAGGTCAAGTCGCTACGGGCCGGGCGGGCGTCGCTGGTCGACGCTTTCGCCCAGGAGCGTGACGGCGAGTTGTTCCTGCACGCCATGCACATCCCGGAGTACACCCAGGGCACCTGGACCAACCACGAGCCTCGGCGTACCCGCAAGCTGCTCCTCAACCGGGGGGAGATCGACCGGCTGCTCGGCAAGACCCGCGAGGGTGGTCTGACCATCGTCCCGTTGCAGGTCTACTTCTCCGACGGCTGGGCAAAGGTTGAGATAGCGCTGGCGAAGGGCAAGAAGTCGTACGACAAGCGTCAGGACCTCGCCAAGCGGGACGCGGACCGGGAGATCGCCCGGGCGTCCGGTCGGCGTGGCAAGGGAATGGACGACTAG
- the ftsE gene encoding cell division ATP-binding protein FtsE: MIQLEQVTKTYPKASRPSLDNVSVSIEKGEFVFFIGPSGSGKSTIIKMLLHEVAPNKGRVVVNGKDVTSMRSWKRPHFRRSIGCVFQDFRLLPNRTAYENVAFALEVIGKTKAVARRVVPEVLELVGLGGKEHRYPHELSGGEQQRVAVARAFVNRPLILLADEPTGNLDPDTSIEIMRLLDRINRTGTTVVMVTHDSNIVNQMRRRVVEIESGRIVRDQARGVYG, from the coding sequence GTGATTCAGCTTGAGCAAGTGACGAAGACGTACCCGAAGGCGTCCCGGCCTTCGCTCGACAACGTGTCCGTCTCGATCGAGAAGGGCGAGTTCGTCTTCTTCATCGGTCCATCCGGCTCCGGCAAGTCCACGATCATCAAAATGCTGCTGCACGAGGTCGCCCCCAACAAGGGGCGCGTCGTCGTCAACGGCAAGGACGTCACGTCGATGCGATCCTGGAAGCGACCCCACTTCCGGCGTTCCATCGGCTGTGTCTTCCAGGACTTCCGGCTGCTGCCGAACCGCACCGCCTACGAGAACGTGGCGTTCGCTCTCGAGGTGATCGGCAAGACCAAGGCGGTTGCCCGCCGGGTCGTGCCGGAGGTGCTGGAACTGGTCGGGCTCGGTGGCAAGGAGCACCGCTACCCGCACGAGCTCTCCGGTGGTGAGCAGCAGCGGGTCGCCGTCGCCCGGGCGTTCGTGAACCGTCCGCTGATCCTGCTGGCGGACGAGCCCACCGGAAACCTGGACCCGGACACCTCGATCGAGATCATGCGCCTGCTGGACCGGATCAACCGCACCGGCACGACCGTCGTGATGGTCACCCACGACTCCAACATCGTCAACCAGATGCGCCGCCGCGTCGTCGAGATCGAGAGCGGTCGGATCGTGCGTGACCAGGCCCGCGGTGTCTACGGGTGA